Proteins co-encoded in one Dehalococcoidales bacterium genomic window:
- a CDS encoding zinc-ribbon domain containing protein — translation MAFQDKSLTCSDCGATFTFSVEDQEFFQSKGYTNEPKRCPECRQARKTERYGSSGGSFGAKRQMFPATCAQCGKTTEVPFQPRGDKPVYCSDCYRKTRPSR, via the coding sequence ATGGCTTTTCAAGACAAGTCCCTTACGTGTTCCGATTGTGGTGCCACTTTTACCTTCAGCGTTGAAGACCAGGAGTTTTTCCAGTCTAAAGGCTACACCAACGAGCCGAAGCGCTGTCCCGAATGCCGTCAGGCAAGGAAGACCGAGCGTTATGGAAGCAGCGGCGGTAGCTTTGGCGCCAAACGCCAGATGTTCCCCGCTACCTGTGCTCAGTGTGGCAAAACCACCGAAGTCCCCTTCCAGCCCCGCGGTGACAAACCGGTGTACTGCTCCGATTGTTATCGTAAAACCAGACCGTCCAGATAA
- a CDS encoding RNA-binding protein, with amino-acid sequence MNIYVGNLSLETTADELREKFLPFGAVGSVTIMNDKYIGSGQATGYGYVEMVSRVQGIAAVAGLDGKTLRNQPLNVVEALPLSNNKGAKPLSVKTHYRSGRSRQRNTRLTGTASR; translated from the coding sequence GTGAATATCTACGTTGGCAACCTATCGCTGGAAACTACCGCGGATGAACTGCGGGAAAAGTTTTTACCTTTCGGGGCGGTTGGCTCGGTAACTATCATGAATGATAAATACATCGGCAGCGGTCAGGCTACCGGTTATGGCTACGTTGAAATGGTGTCCAGGGTCCAGGGCATAGCGGCTGTGGCCGGTCTGGACGGCAAAACGTTGAGGAACCAGCCCCTTAATGTCGTCGAGGCGCTGCCTTTGTCCAACAATAAAGGCGCCAAACCGCTCAGTGTCAAGACCCACTACCGCAGCGGGCGGAGTCGGCAAAGAAACACCCGTCTTACCGGCACAGCTTCGCGGTAA
- a CDS encoding SDR family oxidoreductase, translated as MDLKLNGKTAVVTGTGSQIGFGRGIALTLAGEGCDIVSIDMELEGAKQTAAAVEKLGRKAIALKVDITKKAEVDAAVKKILAEFSKIDILVNCAGRASGIRPFVDTSEEQWNIDIDINLRGTMNVTRAILPYMLANHYGKIVNFSTHAANQPTGLAGAASYVAAKAGTTMFSKTLSGEVGFQGINVNIIAPGPGATNFHRVSGGDPRMSGIVDMLEKAGKTTTPQDIANAVAFLVSDVSSKLSGQILEVSAPSGPAGAPPKNAG; from the coding sequence ATGGACTTAAAACTGAACGGCAAGACAGCGGTAGTAACCGGCACCGGCAGCCAGATAGGCTTCGGGCGGGGGATAGCGTTAACGCTGGCGGGGGAGGGCTGCGACATCGTCAGCATCGACATGGAACTGGAAGGGGCCAAGCAGACCGCCGCGGCAGTGGAAAAACTGGGGCGCAAGGCCATCGCGCTGAAGGTGGACATCACCAAGAAGGCGGAGGTGGACGCCGCGGTCAAGAAAATCCTGGCGGAGTTCAGCAAGATAGACATACTGGTCAACTGCGCCGGGCGGGCCAGCGGGATACGGCCCTTCGTGGACACGTCTGAAGAGCAGTGGAACATAGACATCGACATCAACCTGCGCGGCACGATGAATGTCACGCGGGCGATACTGCCCTACATGCTGGCCAACCACTACGGGAAAATCGTGAATTTTTCCACGCACGCCGCCAACCAGCCCACCGGCCTGGCGGGGGCCGCTTCCTACGTGGCCGCCAAAGCCGGCACGACCATGTTCAGCAAGACGCTGTCCGGCGAAGTGGGCTTCCAGGGAATCAACGTCAATATCATCGCGCCCGGACCGGGAGCGACCAATTTCCACCGGGTAAGCGGCGGGGACCCGCGCATGTCCGGGATAGTAGACATGTTGGAGAAAGCGGGCAAGACCACCACGCCGCAGGACATTGCCAACGCGGTGGCTTTCCTGGTGTCCGACGTATCCAGCAAGCTGTCCGGGCAAATCCTGGAGGTTTCCGCCCCGTCCGGCCCGGCGGGAGCGCCGCCGAAAAACGCCGGCTAG